In Nostoc sp. UHCC 0926, a single genomic region encodes these proteins:
- a CDS encoding GNAT family N-acetyltransferase: protein MKNSYQDFLIRDWVESDRTRAAEVISYVLSEYGLGWEPNGADRDVLRVEEYYLATGGEFWVIEHQSQLVGTGAYYPIHRGEKAVEIRKMYLLPSIRGLGLGKYLLQQLEAAIADRGFGQIWIETASVLVEAVKLYESNGYTPATGVETTRCDRVYVKLLHNS, encoded by the coding sequence ATGAAAAACTCTTATCAAGATTTTTTAATTCGTGATTGGGTGGAAAGCGATCGCACTAGAGCCGCCGAAGTCATCAGTTATGTATTATCAGAATACGGTCTGGGTTGGGAACCAAACGGTGCTGACCGAGATGTGCTGCGAGTAGAGGAATATTATTTAGCCACTGGGGGAGAGTTTTGGGTAATTGAACACCAAAGCCAGTTAGTGGGTACTGGGGCATACTACCCCATACATCGTGGCGAAAAAGCTGTAGAAATCCGCAAAATGTATCTTTTGCCCAGCATCAGGGGTTTGGGATTGGGGAAATATTTGTTACAACAGCTAGAAGCAGCGATCGCAGATCGTGGTTTTGGGCAAATTTGGATTGAAACCGCCAGCGTTTTGGTGGAAGCAGTCAAGCTGTATGAAAGCAACGGCTACACTCCAGCAACAGGTGTGGAAACAACACGCTGCGATCGCGTGTATGTTAAGTTACTGCACAACAGTTAA
- a CDS encoding TonB-dependent siderophore receptor, protein MMKSSWLYSGFQLWLALSLSGCLSALVVMPASAQVKSESNVDSPASRNLTPLLKVGRGDAKGGLRRNNSPIIRQLSEVEPPITNAQLLLVQSPTPQITPITSVKANPTAQGVEIILQTPLGTQLPVTNRSTGNNFIADISGGQLRLASGEAFTFRSEKPLAGITEITVTNVDANTVRVMVVGEKGLPTVELFDDNAGLVFGISSTTIATQPPQQPQIPQTQEKPPNETPQQQPAAQPDEPIELVVTGEQDGYNVQNATTATRTDTPLRDIPQSIQVIPNQVIKDQGVNRLQDAVRNNAPGVSQYFGQNQSFVIRGFRQDFNLINGFRSGVRAPVDVDLANIERIEVLRGPASVLFGQLQPGGVINTVTKQPLSEPYYNVNFTGGQFSFYRSELDLSEPLTDDGNLRYRLNTAYQNNGSFRDFVSEQRFSVAPVLQWNISKNTTLTVDFSYTYNDPQLDYGVLALSDGSLVLPINRALFYPSLDRYTEEQYQASYRLEHKFSDNWQLRNGLSFSNTSSSGGYTYVENDFRDDRFIDKLYADGVSIAQSYQMQTDLIGKFATGSIQHQLLVGFDLSRTTDYFTFGTALLPTIDIFNPNYNVTRPNVQIENYGTTFTDTLGIYAQDQIDITDNLHLLVGGRFDFTEQYDSLDTFSQADQAFSPRVGIVYQPIKPISLYASYSQSFNPVIGRSRTNSPFEPERGNQYEVGIKADITNKLSATLAAFQITKTNVLTGDPVDPINFSIQIGEQRSRGVEFTIVGESAKIS, encoded by the coding sequence ATGATGAAAAGTTCGTGGTTATATAGCGGTTTTCAGTTGTGGCTGGCACTTAGTCTGTCAGGATGTTTGAGTGCTTTAGTAGTTATGCCTGCATCGGCACAGGTGAAATCAGAAAGTAATGTAGATTCCCCTGCTTCCAGGAACCTGACTCCCCTTTTGAAAGTTGGCAGGGGCGATGCCAAAGGCGGGCTACGCCGAAACAATTCTCCTATAATTCGACAACTAAGCGAAGTTGAACCCCCCATTACCAATGCCCAACTGTTACTAGTGCAGTCGCCCACACCACAAATAACACCAATAACGTCCGTTAAAGCAAATCCCACTGCTCAAGGTGTGGAGATAATTTTACAGACACCTCTTGGGACTCAACTGCCAGTCACAAATCGCAGTACGGGTAATAATTTTATTGCCGACATATCTGGTGGGCAGTTGCGTTTAGCGTCAGGCGAGGCTTTTACGTTTCGTTCGGAAAAACCGCTTGCGGGAATTACTGAAATAACAGTTACGAATGTTGATGCGAATACTGTGCGAGTGATGGTGGTGGGTGAGAAGGGTTTGCCCACTGTTGAGTTATTTGATGATAATGCTGGGCTGGTTTTTGGTATATCTTCTACTACAATAGCGACACAGCCACCACAGCAACCCCAAATACCGCAGACTCAAGAAAAGCCTCCTAATGAGACACCGCAACAGCAACCAGCAGCACAGCCGGATGAGCCGATTGAGTTGGTAGTGACAGGGGAGCAGGATGGCTATAATGTGCAAAATGCGACAACAGCGACAAGAACCGACACCCCCTTGCGAGACATTCCCCAGTCAATTCAAGTCATTCCCAATCAGGTGATTAAAGATCAGGGCGTGAATCGACTGCAAGATGCAGTGCGAAATAATGCTCCGGGTGTCTCACAGTATTTTGGTCAAAATCAAAGTTTTGTTATTCGCGGATTTAGACAAGATTTCAACCTCATAAATGGGTTTCGTAGCGGTGTCAGAGCACCCGTGGATGTGGATCTTGCGAATATAGAACGGATTGAGGTGTTACGCGGACCGGCATCGGTTTTGTTTGGGCAATTGCAGCCCGGAGGCGTTATCAACACGGTGACGAAACAGCCTCTGAGTGAGCCTTATTATAATGTCAACTTCACAGGGGGGCAGTTCAGCTTTTACCGTTCAGAGCTTGATCTTTCAGAACCCTTAACTGATGACGGCAATTTGCGGTATCGGCTTAATACAGCCTATCAAAACAATGGCAGTTTTCGAGACTTTGTGAGTGAGCAGCGCTTTTCTGTGGCTCCTGTCCTGCAATGGAATATCAGCAAAAATACGACCTTAACGGTTGACTTCTCCTATACCTATAACGATCCACAGCTTGATTATGGTGTATTAGCCCTCAGTGATGGTTCTCTGGTGCTGCCGATTAATCGAGCCTTGTTCTATCCATCCCTGGACAGGTATACCGAGGAGCAATATCAGGCGAGTTACCGACTTGAGCATAAGTTCAGTGATAACTGGCAGCTTCGCAATGGACTTTCTTTCTCTAATACATCTTCCTCTGGTGGCTATACATACGTAGAAAATGACTTCCGTGATGATCGCTTTATTGATAAACTCTATGCGGATGGGGTTTCCATAGCCCAGAGCTATCAAATGCAGACCGATCTAATTGGGAAATTTGCCACGGGTTCCATTCAGCATCAGTTATTAGTCGGGTTTGATCTTAGTCGCACTACCGACTATTTTACGTTTGGTACTGCTTTATTACCGACGATCGATATCTTCAACCCAAATTACAATGTTACTCGACCAAATGTCCAAATCGAGAATTATGGCACAACTTTCACAGACACCCTGGGTATCTACGCTCAGGATCAGATTGACATTACCGACAATTTGCACTTGCTAGTCGGTGGACGCTTTGACTTCACCGAACAGTACGATAGTCTTGATACCTTTTCTCAGGCGGATCAAGCGTTCAGCCCTCGTGTTGGCATTGTCTATCAGCCTATTAAACCAATTTCTCTCTATGCCAGCTACAGTCAATCGTTTAATCCGGTGATTGGGCGATCGCGCACCAATTCACCCTTTGAGCCTGAGCGAGGCAACCAATACGAAGTCGGCATCAAAGCAGACATCACCAATAAGCTGTCTGCCACGTTAGCTGCTTTTCAGATTACTAAGACCAATGTGCTAACTGGTGACCCTGTTGATCCGATCAATTTCTCCATCCAAATCGGTGAGCAGCGCAGTCGAGGGGTTGAGTTCACCATTGTGGGCGAAAGCGCCAAAATCTCATAG
- a CDS encoding 2Fe-2S iron-sulfur cluster-binding protein, translated as MGNIKFVKENKEVVAADGANLRLKAMQNGIDIYKLIGKMTNCGGNGQCGTCVVEIVEGLENLSPRTDVENRKFKKKPENYRLACQTLVNGSVSVVTKP; from the coding sequence ATGGGTAATATCAAATTCGTTAAAGAAAATAAAGAAGTAGTGGCGGCGGATGGTGCCAATCTCCGGCTGAAAGCAATGCAAAATGGCATTGATATATATAAATTGATTGGCAAGATGACGAATTGCGGTGGTAATGGTCAGTGTGGCACTTGCGTTGTCGAGATAGTCGAAGGACTAGAAAATCTTTCCCCCCGCACAGATGTAGAGAACCGAAAATTCAAAAAAAAGCCAGAAAATTACCGTCTTGCCTGTCAAACTTTAGTGAATGGCTCAGTCAGTGTAGTCACCAAACCTTAA
- a CDS encoding PPC domain-containing protein — MNKVFAAGLKQLMIIPATLLAIGISTSAAFAQNKLYSPIPLPNSTEITDSLSDKDIPTGQGGFARDYTVKLQKGDNLAVDLSSENFDSIITLLAPDGSTLAENDDGPDGSSNSLLFTRIVETGNYVIRVRSFGETGVGVFKLKVTKLQPIK; from the coding sequence ATGAATAAAGTTTTTGCGGCAGGTTTAAAACAACTCATGATCATTCCTGCCACATTGCTGGCAATAGGCATAAGTACAAGTGCAGCTTTTGCTCAAAATAAGTTGTATAGTCCAATTCCTTTACCTAACAGTACTGAAATTACTGATAGCCTCTCAGATAAAGACATTCCCACAGGTCAAGGTGGGTTTGCTCGTGATTACACAGTCAAGTTACAGAAGGGCGATAATTTAGCAGTTGACCTGTCATCTGAAAACTTTGACAGCATCATCACACTGCTGGCACCTGATGGATCGACTCTGGCAGAAAATGATGATGGCCCTGATGGTAGTAGCAATTCCCTACTATTTACCCGCATCGTAGAGACAGGGAATTATGTTATTCGTGTCCGCTCTTTTGGGGAAACTGGGGTTGGGGTTTTTAAACTCAAGGTGACAAAGCTGCAACCAATTAAATGA
- the cobS gene encoding adenosylcobinamide-GDP ribazoletransferase, with translation MTKQQQWWKKLLLKLAASMIFYTSIPLPNLNGLDFRGVAQLASLVGLIIGGILGLLDTGMDYIGMPVLTRSALVVSVWIAITGGLHLDGAMDTADGLAVGNPDRRLEVMADSATGAFGAMAAIALVILKITALTDIPENRWLLLMAACGWGRWGQQLAIARYPYLKPTGKGAFHKQAIRSYKDLLPGLFLLFCLSGLLVLIDKQQLFLALTMIIAGSAIATLTGAWFNHKLGGHTGDTYGAVVEWTEALFLCVLTTF, from the coding sequence ATGACAAAACAGCAACAGTGGTGGAAAAAGCTGCTGTTAAAGCTGGCAGCTAGTATGATATTTTACACCAGTATTCCCCTCCCAAATTTGAACGGATTGGACTTTCGGGGAGTGGCACAGCTTGCTTCGCTTGTAGGGTTGATAATTGGGGGAATTTTAGGGTTACTAGATACGGGGATGGATTATATTGGTATGCCCGTGCTAACTCGTAGTGCTTTGGTAGTAAGTGTTTGGATTGCCATTACTGGAGGACTACACTTAGATGGGGCAATGGATACTGCTGATGGTTTGGCAGTGGGCAACCCAGATCGGCGACTGGAGGTAATGGCAGATAGTGCCACAGGTGCCTTTGGGGCAATGGCAGCGATCGCCTTGGTGATCCTGAAAATAACAGCCTTAACAGATATACCAGAAAACCGTTGGTTACTGTTGATGGCTGCTTGTGGGTGGGGACGTTGGGGACAACAGCTGGCGATCGCGCGATATCCTTACCTGAAACCAACTGGCAAAGGTGCCTTTCACAAACAAGCCATTCGTTCTTACAAAGATTTGTTACCGGGATTGTTTTTGTTGTTTTGTTTAAGTGGTTTACTTGTGCTGATAGATAAACAGCAGCTATTTCTCGCACTGACAATGATAATTGCTGGAAGTGCGATCGCCACTTTAACTGGTGCGTGGTTCAACCACAAATTAGGCGGACACACTGGAGATACCTACGGCGCAGTTGTCGAGTGGACTGAAGCCTTATTTCTCTGCGTGCTGACCACTTTTTAA
- a CDS encoding glutamate-5-semialdehyde dehydrogenase, translating to MTVEVLDDHPEPITSAQRAYQASLKLGITKGADRSRAVLAMAQALERSFDDILEANTLDLEASREMAVPELILDWLKLTPTRLEMTVDILQRLGELSDPLRRVRTADYQLEDSQSYTQLMPLGVIGFIYEAFPDLGAIAAGFCIKTGNCLILKGSTEASHSNAVIAEVLQNAIAQVGLPPGCLELITAEHGASIRDLVTQDQYLNLVIPYGRSGLIQQVVRQSTCPVLKSAMGNCYLYWSLNSNLEMVRWMILDSHQSEPDQVNAIEKVLIHRQALRSSIAVLWNSLKEKGFEIKGDAELVEAFPQLQLAKEGEWGNPYLTRTVAFKLVDSLEPAIAWINEYSSGHADCIVTESYQESRQFALGVNSASTYINTSPRFSRNPSRGDSVFLGMSNQKGHRRGFISLETLTTVKHIVQGNGRF from the coding sequence ATGACTGTTGAAGTTTTGGATGATCACCCCGAACCGATTACTAGTGCCCAACGAGCCTATCAAGCTTCCCTAAAGTTGGGGATCACAAAGGGAGCAGACCGGAGTCGTGCAGTACTGGCGATGGCACAAGCCCTTGAGCGCTCATTTGACGACATTCTAGAAGCCAACACCTTGGATTTAGAAGCCAGTCGGGAAATGGCAGTGCCAGAGTTGATATTGGACTGGCTGAAGCTGACTCCCACAAGGCTAGAGATGACAGTGGACATTTTACAACGGTTGGGGGAATTATCAGATCCGCTGCGGCGCGTCAGAACTGCTGATTATCAACTGGAAGATTCCCAGAGTTACACCCAGTTAATGCCCTTGGGAGTGATTGGATTTATTTATGAGGCATTCCCAGATTTAGGGGCGATCGCAGCGGGTTTTTGTATCAAAACTGGCAATTGTCTAATTCTCAAAGGCAGTACTGAAGCTAGCCATTCCAACGCGGTGATCGCTGAGGTACTGCAAAATGCGATCGCCCAAGTTGGTCTACCTCCGGGCTGTCTAGAACTGATCACAGCAGAACATGGTGCTTCGATTCGGGATTTAGTTACCCAAGATCAGTACCTGAATTTAGTGATTCCCTACGGACGTTCCGGCTTGATACAGCAGGTAGTAAGACAGTCAACTTGCCCAGTCTTAAAATCAGCGATGGGTAATTGTTACCTCTACTGGTCACTCAATAGCAACTTAGAAATGGTGCGTTGGATGATTCTTGATAGCCATCAAAGCGAACCAGACCAAGTTAATGCCATTGAAAAGGTACTAATTCATCGCCAAGCTTTGCGGTCTTCAATAGCCGTTCTGTGGAACAGTTTGAAGGAAAAAGGCTTTGAAATTAAAGGAGATGCAGAACTAGTAGAAGCCTTTCCCCAGTTGCAGCTGGCCAAAGAAGGCGAATGGGGAAACCCTTATTTAACTAGGACAGTAGCTTTTAAACTGGTGGATAGCTTAGAGCCTGCGATCGCCTGGATTAATGAATACAGCAGTGGTCATGCCGACTGCATCGTTACTGAATCCTACCAGGAAAGTCGGCAGTTTGCTTTAGGAGTTAACAGTGCCTCTACCTATATCAACACTTCGCCGCGTTTTTCCCGCAACCCCTCGCGGGGAGATTCAGTATTTCTCGGCATGTCTAACCAAAAAGGTCATCGTCGGGGATTTATCAGCCTGGAAACCTTGACCACTGTCAAGCACATTGTTCAGGGAAATGGCAGGTTTTAA
- a CDS encoding universal stress protein — protein MIRRILLAVSGLGHAEEMLKTLKEIPSIQSAKVTILHVVPAQSTATTMTAKWENGGKILANAIQTLNLDPSQVSSILREGEPKDVVCQVADEIDADLIIMGSRGLKRLQSILSNSVSQYVFQLSSRPMLLVKDDIYVKRIKRIMVAIDNSDSAKNCLKLALFLLRDIQGGQLILANIATDLGGKRSEITEVNSEKNPVLAAAVAEAQKQGIQSRSYISSGKPGEEICRLAEELNVDLLLLGSPDRRPSIAKTFVDIDRLIGSSLSDYVRVNATCPVLLARTIA, from the coding sequence ATGATTAGAAGAATTTTGCTGGCTGTATCGGGATTGGGACACGCAGAAGAAATGCTCAAAACCCTGAAAGAAATCCCTTCAATTCAATCTGCAAAAGTTACAATTTTGCATGTTGTTCCTGCACAAAGTACTGCTACTACCATGACAGCTAAATGGGAAAATGGTGGTAAAATTCTGGCGAATGCAATTCAAACTTTGAATTTAGATCCTAGTCAGGTTTCTTCAATTTTGCGTGAAGGCGAACCCAAAGATGTAGTTTGCCAAGTAGCTGATGAAATCGACGCTGACTTGATTATTATGGGTTCACGCGGACTTAAACGCCTGCAATCGATTTTATCGAACTCAGTCAGTCAGTATGTTTTCCAACTATCTTCTCGCCCCATGTTGCTGGTAAAAGATGACATTTATGTCAAAAGAATTAAGCGCATTATGGTGGCAATAGACAACTCTGATTCCGCAAAAAACTGCTTGAAATTAGCACTGTTTTTACTGCGAGATATTCAGGGTGGCCAGTTAATCTTGGCAAATATTGCTACAGATTTAGGCGGTAAAAGATCGGAAATAACCGAGGTGAACTCAGAGAAAAATCCAGTTTTAGCAGCCGCAGTTGCAGAAGCTCAAAAACAGGGCATCCAATCTCGTTCTTATATCAGCAGTGGCAAACCTGGTGAAGAAATTTGTCGGTTGGCAGAGGAGTTGAATGTAGACTTATTATTACTCGGTTCCCCAGATCGTCGTCCATCCATTGCTAAGACTTTTGTTGATATAGACAGACTCATCGGTTCTTCTTTGTCTGACTATGTTCGAGTTAATGCCACTTGTCCAGTGCTGTTGGCGCGAACAATTGCTTAA
- the psbM gene encoding photosystem II reaction center protein PsbM: MQVNDLGFIASILFVLVPAVFLLILYIQTASRQGGKDS; encoded by the coding sequence ATGCAAGTTAATGACCTGGGGTTCATAGCGAGCATTTTGTTCGTACTGGTTCCCGCTGTGTTTTTATTAATTCTGTACATCCAAACTGCTAGCCGACAAGGTGGAAAAGATAGTTAA
- a CDS encoding ComF family protein encodes MHTWTKNLTGLLNLFLQSHCPLCQRATSEEFCQNCTRQLQKCQLKDPIYLWQEPIPVFGWGEYGGPVKRAIAAMKYENQPQIARPFGQWLGEAWLLNSPSRDSQPVVVPIPLHPSKQKQRKYNQAALIAQSFCEITGLKLKLNGLARVRETEAQFGLSVSKREKNLNQAFAIGQEFRHRPPNVPVLLVDDIYTTGATARSAVQTLGQYGIVVLGLVAVATTVKDG; translated from the coding sequence ATGCACACTTGGACTAAAAATCTCACAGGCTTACTCAATCTTTTTCTCCAATCCCATTGCCCTCTGTGCCAACGTGCAACCTCGGAAGAATTCTGTCAAAACTGCACCAGACAACTGCAAAAATGTCAACTAAAAGACCCGATTTATCTGTGGCAAGAACCAATACCAGTATTTGGCTGGGGGGAATATGGTGGCCCGGTGAAACGAGCGATCGCGGCGATGAAATACGAAAATCAACCCCAAATAGCTCGTCCCTTTGGTCAATGGTTAGGAGAAGCATGGTTGTTAAATTCACCAAGCCGAGATAGCCAACCTGTGGTAGTTCCCATTCCACTGCACCCTAGCAAGCAAAAGCAACGTAAATACAATCAAGCCGCACTGATCGCACAAAGTTTCTGCGAAATAACCGGATTAAAATTGAAACTAAACGGTTTAGCAAGAGTGCGAGAAACTGAAGCGCAGTTTGGTTTGTCGGTATCTAAACGAGAAAAAAACTTGAACCAAGCTTTTGCTATTGGCCAAGAATTTCGCCATCGTCCCCCAAATGTCCCAGTGCTGTTAGTGGACGACATTTATACTACTGGTGCTACTGCCAGGTCTGCTGTGCAAACACTTGGTCAGTATGGAATTGTGGTCTTAGGATTAGTAGCAGTAGCCACTACCGTCAAAGATGGATAA
- a CDS encoding DUF751 family protein, which translates to MFDGFWDNVFRYPRYLITIVLGLFLNTFAPLVPLLKRPVTLIAILGLFVGSLVFLTFTLRAMLGLSTI; encoded by the coding sequence ATGTTTGACGGATTTTGGGATAACGTCTTTCGCTACCCCCGGTACTTAATTACTATCGTCTTAGGCCTGTTTCTGAACACCTTTGCGCCATTAGTGCCACTGTTGAAGCGCCCAGTCACCTTGATCGCTATCTTGGGTTTATTTGTGGGCAGCCTAGTCTTCCTTACTTTCACCCTACGGGCAATGCTGGGCTTGAGTACAATCTAG
- a CDS encoding DUF4327 family protein: protein MSVNTVPFINYYSLDVIQDEARRLVQKGMVSRQQPIYTLCQYIPAREWVCVECELEKCDFLLRDRIGDLIGREQWDND, encoded by the coding sequence ATGAGTGTGAATACGGTGCCTTTTATCAATTACTACTCTCTAGATGTGATTCAAGACGAAGCACGCCGACTGGTGCAAAAGGGAATGGTTAGCAGACAACAGCCAATATATACCCTCTGTCAATACATTCCAGCGAGAGAGTGGGTTTGCGTTGAATGTGAATTAGAGAAATGTGACTTTTTGTTACGCGATCGCATTGGCGACCTAATTGGTCGTGAACAGTGGGACAACGACTAA
- a CDS encoding photosystem II reaction center protein K, with the protein MEAALLLAKLPEAYQIFDPLVDVLPVIPVFFLLLAFVWQAAVGFR; encoded by the coding sequence ATGGAAGCAGCACTTTTATTAGCAAAACTGCCTGAAGCTTACCAAATCTTCGATCCCTTGGTGGACGTTCTCCCAGTTATTCCCGTATTCTTTTTGTTGCTTGCTTTCGTTTGGCAAGCAGCCGTGGGATTTAGGTAA
- a CDS encoding AraC family transcriptional regulator encodes MNNLQNPEPNEFIYQISSWEGKGYERAIEVHPNLWLSISDIEQHHDYFGKITEYDHPVQFQVLLAGKNLDEYGGQVGEGYTLISGSGVQRAMFLRSPKGRVMDVNIEMPTDLLRTFFPDEDGQILPQLKFLTKGNDWQTLLYPQTTTAIQGVAQQIVNCPYKGITKRMYLQGKIQELMALQLAPILAEQDGLQPFPRLKAQTIVCIHHAKEILLSRLDNPPSLMELAQMVGVSSRTLRYGFKEVFGTTVFGYLTEQRMEQAEQLLRSGKLSIAEVANLIGYSQPGNFAAVFKRKFGITPSECLSGKKNIFGDV; translated from the coding sequence ATGAACAACCTGCAAAACCCAGAGCCAAATGAATTTATTTATCAAATATCTAGTTGGGAGGGCAAAGGATATGAGCGAGCGATTGAAGTGCATCCCAATCTCTGGCTTTCTATTTCGGACATAGAACAGCACCATGACTATTTCGGAAAAATTACTGAATACGATCATCCCGTACAATTTCAAGTTCTGCTTGCCGGGAAAAATTTAGATGAATATGGGGGGCAGGTTGGAGAAGGATACACACTCATCTCTGGTAGCGGCGTGCAACGAGCAATGTTTCTGAGGAGTCCGAAAGGTCGAGTTATGGATGTTAACATCGAGATGCCAACTGATTTACTCAGAACATTTTTCCCTGACGAGGATGGACAAATTCTTCCCCAGCTGAAGTTTCTCACAAAAGGTAATGATTGGCAGACATTACTTTACCCCCAAACTACAACCGCTATTCAGGGTGTGGCACAGCAAATCGTTAACTGTCCTTACAAAGGAATCACCAAGCGGATGTATTTGCAGGGGAAGATCCAAGAATTAATGGCGTTGCAACTCGCTCCCATTTTGGCAGAGCAGGATGGACTGCAACCATTTCCACGACTAAAGGCTCAAACCATTGTTTGTATTCATCATGCCAAGGAAATTTTGCTTTCCCGTCTGGATAATCCGCCATCGCTGATGGAATTAGCGCAGATGGTAGGAGTAAGTTCACGCACTCTGCGTTATGGGTTTAAAGAAGTATTTGGCACAACGGTGTTTGGCTATCTCACCGAGCAGCGTATGGAACAAGCAGAGCAACTTTTGCGCTCTGGTAAGCTGAGTATTGCCGAAGTTGCCAATTTGATTGGTTATTCTCAACCGGGAAACTTCGCTGCTGTTTTTAAAAGAAAATTTGGCATTACACCCAGTGAATGTTTGTCAGGTAAAAAGAATATTTTCGGAGATGTCTAA
- the rbfA gene encoding 30S ribosome-binding factor RbfA → MATNRRVSRVAELIKREVSQMLLNGIKDDRVGTGMVSVTDVDVSGDLQHAKIYVSIYGTDEAKVETMAGLKSATGYVRSELGARVRLRRTPEVIFLEDRSIERGNKVLALLNQLNHERPPENLVSVEDSTDQDDESSSE, encoded by the coding sequence ATGGCTACAAATCGCCGGGTTTCCCGCGTTGCTGAACTGATCAAACGGGAAGTTAGCCAAATGCTGCTCAACGGCATTAAGGATGACCGTGTGGGTACAGGAATGGTAAGTGTTACTGATGTTGATGTTTCCGGCGATCTCCAACACGCCAAAATCTACGTCAGTATCTATGGTACAGATGAAGCTAAGGTAGAAACAATGGCAGGCTTAAAGTCGGCCACGGGTTACGTCCGCAGCGAACTTGGGGCGCGGGTACGCCTACGTCGGACACCAGAGGTCATCTTTCTCGAAGATCGCTCCATAGAACGCGGTAATAAAGTACTGGCACTACTAAACCAACTTAACCATGAGCGTCCGCCAGAAAATCTCGTATCAGTAGAAGACAGCACAGATCAAGATGATGAATCATCTAGTGAATAA
- the tgt gene encoding tRNA guanosine(34) transglycosylase Tgt gives MSANFSFECLACCSQTKARAGVFFTPHGIVETPRFMPVGTLANVKTITPSQLRDTGAQMILSNTYHLHLQPGEAIVAGGGGLHKFMGWNGPMLTDSGGFQVFSLSEMRKITEEGVTFRSPHDGQIINLTPERSIEIQNTLGADVIMAFDECPPYPATRQEVETATERTYRWLERCITAHQSSKQALFGIVQGGVYLDLRCRAAEALAKLDLPGYAIGGVSVGEPPELMAEIVKVTAPLLPPEKPRYLMGVGTYREMAIAIASGVDLFDCVIPTRWARHGTAIVQGGRWNLKNAKFREDFTPLDETCPCYTCQNFSRAYVSHLVRSQEILAYTLLSIHNITELIRFTQHIREAILSDRFTTEFGHWLNSSESVPDEEEMTNNY, from the coding sequence ATGAGTGCGAATTTTTCCTTTGAATGTCTTGCTTGCTGTAGTCAGACAAAAGCTAGAGCAGGAGTGTTTTTCACTCCTCACGGTATTGTAGAAACCCCCAGATTTATGCCAGTGGGAACACTGGCAAATGTCAAAACTATCACCCCATCTCAGCTACGAGATACTGGGGCGCAAATGATTTTATCCAATACTTATCATCTTCACCTACAACCAGGGGAAGCGATCGTGGCTGGGGGTGGTGGGTTGCACAAATTTATGGGTTGGAACGGCCCAATGCTCACAGATTCGGGTGGGTTTCAGGTATTCAGCTTAAGCGAGATGCGAAAAATTACTGAAGAAGGTGTCACTTTTCGCTCACCCCATGATGGACAAATTATTAACTTAACACCAGAGCGCTCCATTGAAATTCAAAATACTTTGGGGGCAGATGTGATTATGGCCTTTGATGAGTGTCCGCCCTACCCAGCTACTCGCCAAGAGGTAGAAACTGCAACTGAGCGCACTTACCGCTGGTTAGAACGCTGCATAACGGCTCATCAAAGCAGTAAGCAGGCTTTGTTTGGGATTGTGCAAGGGGGCGTATATTTGGATTTGCGTTGCCGTGCGGCTGAAGCTTTGGCTAAGTTGGATTTGCCTGGATATGCCATTGGTGGCGTCAGTGTGGGAGAACCGCCAGAATTGATGGCTGAGATTGTAAAAGTCACAGCACCGCTTCTACCCCCGGAAAAGCCGCGTTACTTGATGGGTGTGGGTACTTATCGGGAAATGGCGATCGCGATCGCATCTGGTGTAGATTTATTTGATTGCGTAATTCCCACCCGTTGGGCGAGACACGGTACAGCAATAGTCCAGGGCGGACGCTGGAATTTAAAAAATGCTAAGTTTCGTGAAGATTTTACGCCATTAGATGAAACTTGCCCCTGCTACACTTGTCAAAATTTTAGCCGTGCTTACGTATCTCATTTAGTGCGATCGCAGGAGATTTTAGCTTACACCTTGTTGAGCATTCACAACATTACTGAACTAATTCGCTTTACGCAGCATATTAGAGAAGCAATATTGAGCGATCGCTTCACCACAGAATTTGGTCACTGGCTCAACTCATCTGAATCAGTACCAGATGAGGAAGAAATGACAAATAACTATTGA